The following are from one region of the Scyliorhinus canicula chromosome 26, sScyCan1.1, whole genome shotgun sequence genome:
- the LOC119957450 gene encoding group 10 secretory phospholipase A2-like isoform X1 produces the protein MRQDAGAVFTMWRDAMMLVCCSSAEWLLTAFVLFQASCSLSGGTDDYAGRMRSISHMMHCLGRDNFKFDFVPYGCHCTRKKRRSVIGKPVDFIDWCCLQHRCCYKTRVGEGCNPMVHYRWSCVDGLVECPSRPKANLCLIARCTCDYYLALCLFPFPVWEKYKNHPLKNCSKDIQCFFAG, from the exons ATGAGACAGGATGCTGGTGCTGTGTTTACTATGTGGCGGGACGCCATGATGCTGGTGTGTTGCAGCTCCGCGGAGTGGCTGCTGACAGCCTTCGTTCTCTTTCAGGCCTCTTGCTCACTCAGCG GTGGCACCGACGATTATGCCGGAAGAATGAGAAGCATTTCGCACATGATGCACTGCCTGGGCCGCGACAATTTTAAATTTGACTTTGTCCCATACGGCTGCCATTGCACCCGTAAGAAAAGGCGGAGCGTGATCGGCAAGCCAGTGGATTTTATCGATTG GTGCTGCCTCCAGCATCGTTGCTGCTACAAGACTCGAGTCGGAGAAGGTTGCAACCCGATGGTCCACTACAGGTGGAGCTGCGTGGACGGGTTAGTCGAGTGTCCTTCAA GACCCAAGGCAAATTTGTGCCTGATAGCCAGATGCACGTGCGACTACTACCTGGCCCTCTGCCTGTTCCCGTTCCCAGTCTGGGAGAAGTACAAGAATCACCCGTTGAAAAACTGCTCCAAGGACATCCAGTGCTTCTTTGCTGGCTGA
- the enkd1 gene encoding enkurin domain-containing protein 1 encodes MSEGPSKISGPIPPDPTLFPDFYRRPLSARGRLEGNSLKLDFLSGPLAPDPTLYPSCYSARPSQPAPRVHLNGREFLERGQRGSVGMLLQLEGVSLHRPLSPKKKEPRDHEKENVRRMREIQKKCREKDHERELNGPKPVKALWKSQKYEAVPSKVMAQLQASSPPQHSESQQYLKAHSRCGAGVYPKRSLSPSPPKAESCAEAAEDANTEIQIKGLNIDFVRHNAQNARRMPVRRSKSVQSLADVLERKAKEQQDYISKNKGQLPQYLIERKDQWRKEEEERRKNIPDPSMPPGHTRMPENERLETLNSLQQTQMQLTKQLLMFPVRVDTIGMRNRRTDLEKKLAEIEEAIKIFSRPKVFIKTND; translated from the exons ATGTCCGAGggcccctccaagatatctggTCCCATTCCCCCGGACCCAACGCTATTCCCAGATTTCTACCGGCGGCCACTGTCGG CTCGGGGTCGGTTGGAAGGGAACAGCCTAAAGTTGGACTTCCTCTCGGGACCGTTGGCGCCGGATCCCACCTTGTACCCATCGTGCTACAGTGCCCGCCCATCGCAGCCTGCTCCTCGTGTGCATTTGAATGGCAGAGAGTTCCTGGAAAGAGGGCAAAGGGGCTCTGTTGGTATGCTGCTACAACTGGAAGGAGTGTCATTGCACAGACCACTGTCTCCAAAAA AGAAAGAGCCAAGGGATCACGAGAAGGAGAATGTGCGGCGAATGCGTGAGATCCAGAAGAAATGCCGGGAGAAGGACCACGAGCGGGAGCTGAATGGCCCCAAACCTGTGAAAGCACTGTGGAAGTCCCAGAAGTACGAAGCCGTTCCTTCGAAAGTGATGGCGCAGTTACAG GCGAGTTCGCCCCCCCAGCATTCGGAGAGCCAGCAGTATCTCAAAGCACACTCCAGATGTGGGGCTGGGGTTTACCCGAAACGATCCTTGTCACCAAGTCCACCGAAAGCAGAGAGTTGCGCTGAAGCAGCAGAGGACGCCAACACAGAA ATTCAAATCAAAGGTCTGAACATCGATTTTGTCAGGCACAACGCACAGAATGCAAGGAGAATGCCAGTGCGACGCTCCAAATCTGTGCAGTCACTTGCAGATGTGCTGGAGAGGAAAGCGAAAGAGCAACAGGACTACATAAGCAAGAATAAAGGACAGCTGCCTCAGTA TTTGATTGAACGGAAGGATCAGTGGAGGAAAGAGGAAGAGGAACGACGGAAGAATATTCCTGATCCTAGCATGCCTCCTGGCCACACTCGGATGCCAGAGAATGAACGTCTGGAGACACTCAACTCCCTCCAACAAA cCCAAATGCAGCTGACCAAGCAATTGCTGATGTTCCCTGTACGAGTGGACACCATCGGCATGCGCAATCGGCGCACTGACCTCGAGAAGAAGCTGGCGGAGATTGAAGAAGCCATCAAAATATTCTCCCGGCCCAAAGTTTTCATCAAAACCAACGACTAA
- the LOC119957450 gene encoding uncharacterized protein LOC119957450 isoform X2, whose product MFWAVSSHDLPSSNTSISALLLRLESGRTLLSKDKPDAKLKLSDPGVICVAGRVEVLPPASLLLQDSSRRRLQPDGPLQVELRGRVSRVSFKTQGKFVPDSQMHVRLLPGPLPVPVPSLGEVQESPVEKLLQGHPVLLCWLKGGNRKKLKTMEMIGPVLVCTLFSANLPRRLERQ is encoded by the exons ATGTTCTGGgccgtttcatcacatgaccttcCGTCGTCGAATACATCTATTTCCGCATTGCTGCTCCGATTGGAAAGCGGACGGACTCTCCTCTCAAAGGACAAGCCAGATGCAAAACTGAAATTGTCGGATCCAGGTGTCATCTGTGTTGCTGGAAGGGTTGAG GTGCTGCCTCCAGCATCGTTGCTGCTACAAGACTCGAGTCGGAGAAGGTTGCAACCCGATGGTCCACTACAGGTGGAGCTGCGTGGACGGGTTAGTCGAGTGTCCTTCAA GACCCAAGGCAAATTTGTGCCTGATAGCCAGATGCACGTGCGACTACTACCTGGCCCTCTGCCTGTTCCCGTTCCCAGTCTGGGAGAAGTACAAGAATCACCCGTTGAAAAACTGCTCCAAGGACATCCAGTGCTTCTTTGCTGGCTGAAGGGGGGAAACAGGAAGAAATTAAAGACTATGGAAATGATCGGACCAGTTCTTGTGTGCACTTTGTTCTCTGCTAATCTACCCAGGCGTTTGGAGCGAcagtga
- the LOC119957449 gene encoding uncharacterized protein LOC119957449 — protein MVQVVMLHCYGPGCSCSVATVQDARAPLLWSRLLCSVAMGQVFMLHCYGPGCSCSIATGQDARAPLLWSRLLVLRCYGPGCLCSIAVVQVIVLCCYGPGCLCSVAMGSLARAPLLWARLPRSLTVVQVACAPLLWAELLVPCCYGLGCHAPLLGSRMSCSVAMVRLSSSIATVQFVVLSCYGPVCCALLLWARLSCSVATVQVAVLRCYGPGYCARCCGPGCHAPLLRSRMLVLRCYGPGYCVPMLRSRMFVLRCYGPGCSCSVAMGQVIVFRCYGPGFHAPKLRARMLMLHCYGPGYCALLLWSRLLVVHCHGPGCSCSVAMGQVIVLCYYGPGCLCSVAMG, from the exons ATGGTCCAGGTTGTCATGCTCCATTGCTACGGTCCAGGATGCTCGTGCTCCGTTGCTACGGTCCAGGATGCTCGTGCTCCGTTGCTATGGTCCAGGTTATTGTGTTCCGTTGCTATGGGCCAGGTTTTCATGCTCCATTGCTACGGGCCAGGATGCTCGTGCTCCATTGCTACGGGCCAGGATGCTCGTGCTCCATTGCTATGGTCCAG GTTGCTCGTGCTCCGTTGCTATGGTCCAGGTTGCTTGTGCTCCATTGCTGTGGTCCAGGTTATTGTGCTTTGTTGCTATGGGCCAGGTTGCTTGTGCTCCGTTGCTATGGGCTCACTTGCTCGTGCtccgttgttatgggccaggttacCACGCTCTCTTACTGTGGTCCAGGTTGCTTGTGCTCCGTTGCTATGGGCTGAGTTGCTCGTGCCCTGTTGCTATGGGCTAGGTTGTCATGCTCCGTTGCTGGGGTCCAGGATGTCGTGCTCTGTTGCAATGGTCAGGTTGTCGAGCTCCATTGCTACGGTCCAGTTTGTCGTGCTCAGTTGCTATGGGCCAGTTTGTTGTGCTCTGTTGCTATGGGCCAGGTTGTCGTGCTCTGTTGCTACGGTCCAGGTTGCCGTGCTCCGTTGCTACGGTCCAGGTTATTGTGCTCGTTGCTGTGGTCCAGGTTGTCATGCTCCATTGCTACGGTCCAGGATGCTCGTGCTCCGTTGCTATGGTCCAGGTTATTGTGTTCCGATGCTACGGTCCAGGATGTTCGTGCTCCGTTGCTATGGTCCAGGATGTTCGTGCTCCGTTGCTATGGGCCAGGTTATTGTGTTCCGTTGCTATGGGCCAGGTTTTCATGCTCCGAAGCTACGGGCCAGGATGCTCATGCTCCATTGTTATGGTCCAGGTTATTGTGCTCTGTTGCTATGGTCCAGGTTGCTTGTGGTCCATTGCCATGGTCCAGGATGCTCGTGCTCCGTTGCTATGGGCCAGGTTATTGTGCTCTGTTACTATGGTCCAGGTTGCTTGTGCTCTGTTGCTATGGGCTGA